A genomic window from Cutibacterium acnes includes:
- a CDS encoding RHS repeat protein encodes MTHVERDLAGRIVALVSPTGLRTSYSYDACGRMVDVTDPAGRVTRYSYTSDFQVATVTYPTGETARYEYDAMGRVVLSHVPGAGVSQYRYDPCGRLVFSCDLVYGQRHFSYDLAGQLVAATNPAGGVSRYGYDRCGRLVTRTDPGGGLTTYQYNECGQMIAATDPLGRVTEYTWDKSGTLAAITRPDGTVVSRRLGPKGVEEYIDDQLVSRILITPTTRTVTIDDYTDPAFPWRHLLGYDPRGLLLTHSVAPVPGDESIVDEGPLTSSEQWWYDAEGRRVRHLTLTGDSIDYAYTNTGVLGSIRHSRLGEVSLEWDAVGRLAKLGSPLDQQQWGYTDGFVTSHTSSRGSTTISRDEMGRVLRVSAPYGDFRYGYDDSGSLTSADGLDGSSRRWVYDTAGRLVTTTCQDAGTSQTCHYDYDLAGELVSTVTQLGPGDSTVETHYRYDPCGRRIEAASSDGMREEFRWDSRGWLAGVMTFRAGRSHEFATHVDAFGCLTDVSGPAGRTPIAWDLATGEPQLVQVGGIPALPLPDGSVLTPVSADSDQDEPWRRPATDPLDPYTLIQEHLTAGISMTGGHLGVAGLAWMGARVYDSTTASFLTIDPLAAPPGSLWEAASYGYAATNPLALADPLGLRPVTDAQMRQFASTIDTRNLWDRHIRNVFSWETLGGVALATAGGLLMCFGAEVPGAMLIGAGGDMVFQQVVRGHVDYGEVALSGALAPTGGSGLSEIAGLGTRTLLTRGIEAGTTQGYVMGNYHWVTSPGPHNAETYLEQVGGETLSGAAFGGITATIGGKTYDALPDSIPTGHFGPHNTILRVGKQPETFIQKYQRNGKLDFGQATSFRGATFKSKIAIKPITTYRSWSDPDYEVGGYVSRTRPAGPLQTQLDLALAPQWGNKANHISEYEIPQFAPFYEGAAGVQPVKAIEDSDTLGQLPGGGNQILITDKQVLDRWKSKK; translated from the coding sequence GTGACTCATGTGGAGCGCGATCTAGCGGGCCGCATTGTGGCCCTCGTCAGCCCCACCGGGCTGCGCACGAGTTACAGCTATGACGCGTGTGGGAGGATGGTTGATGTCACCGATCCCGCAGGCCGCGTAACGCGCTATTCCTACACCTCAGATTTCCAGGTGGCGACAGTAACTTATCCAACTGGCGAGACCGCGCGCTACGAGTATGACGCCATGGGACGTGTTGTGCTCAGTCATGTTCCTGGCGCTGGAGTGAGCCAGTACCGATATGACCCATGCGGCAGACTCGTGTTCAGTTGCGATCTAGTGTACGGACAGCGTCACTTCAGTTACGACCTTGCCGGCCAACTGGTGGCAGCGACTAACCCGGCTGGTGGCGTCTCACGGTACGGCTACGATCGGTGTGGCCGACTCGTCACCCGCACCGATCCGGGTGGTGGCCTCACCACGTATCAGTACAACGAGTGCGGGCAGATGATCGCCGCCACCGACCCACTGGGGCGAGTCACCGAATATACCTGGGACAAGTCCGGAACCCTGGCCGCCATCACCCGCCCGGATGGCACGGTTGTCAGCCGTCGTCTTGGCCCTAAAGGCGTCGAGGAATACATTGATGACCAGCTGGTCAGTCGTATCCTCATCACGCCGACCACCCGCACGGTCACTATTGATGACTACACCGATCCTGCTTTCCCGTGGCGCCACCTGTTGGGGTACGACCCTCGTGGGCTGCTCTTGACCCACAGCGTCGCCCCCGTGCCGGGAGACGAATCGATTGTGGACGAGGGGCCACTCACCTCGTCCGAACAATGGTGGTACGACGCCGAGGGGCGTCGTGTACGTCATCTCACGTTGACTGGTGATTCTATCGATTACGCATACACCAACACCGGTGTATTGGGGTCGATTCGCCACTCTCGATTGGGTGAGGTGAGCTTGGAATGGGACGCGGTCGGTCGTCTCGCGAAGCTAGGTAGTCCTCTGGATCAACAGCAGTGGGGGTATACTGATGGTTTCGTCACTAGCCACACCTCCTCCCGCGGGTCCACGACCATCAGTCGCGACGAGATGGGCCGAGTACTCCGGGTGAGCGCACCATACGGGGATTTCCGGTACGGGTATGACGATTCCGGCTCGCTCACGTCCGCCGACGGCCTTGATGGATCGAGCCGCCGATGGGTTTATGACACGGCGGGACGGCTCGTCACCACGACGTGTCAGGACGCCGGCACCAGTCAAACCTGTCACTACGACTACGACCTCGCCGGCGAACTCGTCAGCACGGTGACGCAATTGGGGCCTGGTGACAGCACAGTAGAGACGCACTACCGATACGACCCATGCGGCCGACGAATCGAGGCTGCATCCTCGGATGGGATGCGCGAGGAGTTCAGGTGGGATTCACGGGGCTGGCTGGCGGGAGTGATGACCTTCCGAGCAGGTCGCTCACACGAATTTGCCACACATGTCGACGCTTTCGGATGTCTGACCGACGTATCCGGTCCTGCCGGACGAACCCCGATTGCGTGGGATCTTGCGACCGGTGAACCTCAGCTAGTCCAGGTTGGCGGCATACCAGCGCTGCCACTTCCCGACGGCAGTGTTCTGACACCAGTGAGCGCAGACAGCGATCAGGATGAGCCGTGGCGTCGCCCAGCCACCGATCCCCTCGACCCGTATACGTTGATCCAAGAACACCTGACGGCGGGCATCAGTATGACGGGAGGTCATCTTGGTGTAGCTGGTTTGGCATGGATGGGAGCGCGCGTTTATGACTCCACCACGGCGAGTTTCCTGACCATTGACCCGCTTGCGGCGCCACCAGGATCCTTGTGGGAGGCCGCCAGCTACGGTTACGCCGCCACCAATCCCCTTGCGCTAGCCGATCCATTAGGCCTCAGACCCGTCACTGATGCCCAGATGCGCCAATTCGCTAGCACTATTGACACCCGAAACCTGTGGGACCGCCACATCCGCAACGTGTTCTCGTGGGAGACCCTCGGGGGTGTTGCTCTGGCCACCGCCGGAGGACTCCTGATGTGTTTTGGGGCTGAGGTGCCCGGGGCGATGCTGATCGGCGCCGGAGGCGACATGGTTTTCCAGCAAGTCGTACGCGGCCACGTCGACTATGGAGAGGTTGCATTGTCCGGAGCGTTGGCACCTACGGGAGGCTCGGGACTCAGCGAAATCGCAGGTCTCGGAACTCGAACTCTCCTCACCCGCGGGATAGAAGCCGGCACAACCCAAGGCTACGTGATGGGCAACTACCACTGGGTAACATCACCCGGGCCCCACAACGCCGAAACCTACCTAGAGCAAGTAGGCGGAGAAACACTCAGCGGCGCCGCCTTCGGAGGCATCACCGCCACGATAGGAGGAAAAACATACGACGCCCTCCCAGACTCAATACCCACCGGACATTTTGGACCCCATAACACGATACTCCGCGTTGGTAAACAGCCCGAGACGTTCATTCAAAAATACCAAAGAAACGGCAAACTGGACTTCGGACAGGCAACCTCATTCCGTGGAGCCACATTCAAAAGCAAAATCGCCATAAAACCCATCACAACCTACCGTAGCTGGAGTGACCCAGACTACGAGGTCGGCGGCTACGTGTCCCGGACACGACCAGCGGGACCCCTCCAAACCCAACTCGACCTAGCACTGGCCCCACAATGGGGCAACAAGGCCAATCACATCTCCGAATACGAGATACCACAATTCGCGCCATTCTACGAAGGTGCAGCCGGAGTGCAACCCGTCAAAGCCATCGAAGACTCAGACACCTTAGGCCAATTGCCCGGAGGCGGAAACCAAATACTCATCACCGACAAGCAGGTACTAGACCGATGGAAATCCAAGAAGTAG
- a CDS encoding DUF6531 domain-containing protein — protein MTILVTMCAISSPASMFRPTSLLPSLPPPQLLHPPVTGDRQQDRSIRGSSGGISAADPKDLISAAQVLGEAAAQVPSGSVLAGWFDDFTSQCKYGTVEVGDLFVQLDRWRGLNDGDVEWLHAVAKAFQAAGSGVITLPNSALRAALRAAGTPLWRTDLDITSPGLSGIDPRTGYLEDPINSATGNFIEPETDLAFAAASPPLALSRMYNSIQAVRGQGGVFGPGWVSILDQCLLVKPGCVEWVREDGRHIAFAVKAAPTAVLPTTNQLPNPAEEDEKPVEQWRAQGENLWLSRVSASQLPEFLRDPATSKWVWVISDNRGGRWVFTEGGAWVCSGSSQRDVVHTVREGDRVTAMETSWGHKITVSYGGARVVSAISSDGRCVRYSYDDENRLVQVDGPDGSRRYEWDDTLITTVVDACGNAECINSYDGRGRITSQQAANGRTVHFRYLPGGVTAASDADGTNANTWICDAHGRTTGVVDAHGGQVSMTYDSFGNMVRCVDRAGNVTSHRYDQRGRLTHTDLPTGGTIDCSWDDLDRLVSTTLANGAQTTFEYDGTERDPVRVTDPCGGVTVAEWKDGLLLRATNPVGVSLRFSYHHHAELVRVEDAHGEASRLIRDEAGRIVETISPGGATTRFSYDDAGRLAAVVTPDGATWEHRYDVAGHLIELVAPDSGVTKWEYHPDGQISRVIDPLGRVIEHSYDHLGNLAGMQLPDGSAWSFIHDALSRLTQVVAPDEARWTYAYDVDGNLSGVTDPAGFARPGSLLTVSLPAPPRIVTGTNSTASMPIPTVLLLPSPMSLAPSRSSRVICVADRLSFRTSLAR, from the coding sequence ATGACGATTTTGGTGACCATGTGCGCGATTTCTTCACCGGCGTCGATGTTCCGCCCAACCTCACTCCTGCCGAGCCTCCCTCCCCCCCAGCTGCTCCATCCGCCTGTGACAGGAGATCGTCAGCAGGATCGGTCGATCCGAGGCTCATCGGGTGGAATATCTGCGGCGGACCCCAAGGATCTCATCAGTGCCGCGCAGGTGTTGGGGGAAGCCGCAGCACAGGTACCCTCGGGATCAGTCCTGGCGGGCTGGTTCGACGACTTCACCTCCCAGTGCAAGTACGGCACCGTGGAGGTCGGGGATCTGTTCGTGCAGCTGGATCGGTGGCGGGGCCTCAATGACGGAGACGTCGAGTGGTTGCACGCGGTAGCCAAGGCCTTTCAAGCTGCTGGCTCTGGTGTTATTACCTTGCCTAACTCTGCCCTGCGAGCCGCCTTGAGAGCTGCTGGAACCCCTTTGTGGCGTACCGATCTCGACATCACATCCCCGGGGCTGTCGGGTATTGATCCGCGCACTGGATACCTTGAGGATCCCATCAACTCAGCAACCGGGAATTTCATCGAGCCCGAGACCGATCTGGCCTTCGCGGCAGCGTCACCCCCCCTCGCCCTCAGCAGGATGTACAACTCTATTCAGGCTGTTCGGGGACAGGGTGGGGTTTTCGGCCCGGGGTGGGTCAGCATCCTTGACCAGTGCCTGCTCGTCAAGCCGGGGTGCGTCGAGTGGGTGCGTGAGGATGGCAGGCATATCGCCTTCGCGGTGAAGGCTGCACCGACAGCAGTCCTGCCGACGACCAATCAGCTGCCCAATCCGGCAGAGGAAGACGAAAAGCCTGTCGAACAGTGGCGAGCTCAGGGTGAGAATCTGTGGCTCAGCCGGGTCTCTGCTTCCCAACTTCCGGAGTTCCTTCGCGATCCGGCCACATCAAAATGGGTGTGGGTGATCTCGGACAACCGGGGAGGTCGATGGGTTTTCACTGAAGGTGGCGCATGGGTGTGCAGCGGATCTTCGCAAAGAGACGTCGTGCATACCGTGCGGGAAGGCGATCGCGTGACCGCGATGGAAACGTCGTGGGGTCACAAGATCACCGTGTCGTATGGCGGCGCCAGAGTGGTGTCGGCTATTTCCAGTGATGGCCGTTGTGTCCGGTACTCCTATGATGACGAAAATCGACTCGTCCAGGTAGACGGGCCTGACGGTTCACGGCGTTACGAGTGGGATGACACACTCATCACGACCGTGGTGGATGCATGTGGCAACGCGGAATGCATCAACAGTTATGACGGCCGGGGCCGGATCACGTCCCAACAAGCCGCTAACGGTCGTACTGTCCATTTCAGGTATCTGCCTGGGGGCGTCACCGCCGCCAGCGATGCGGATGGCACCAATGCCAATACCTGGATATGTGATGCTCACGGTCGCACCACAGGTGTGGTCGACGCCCATGGTGGCCAGGTTTCGATGACCTACGATTCCTTCGGCAATATGGTGCGTTGCGTCGATCGGGCTGGAAACGTTACCTCACACCGCTATGACCAGCGAGGGAGACTGACGCACACGGACCTTCCTACTGGAGGCACGATTGACTGTTCGTGGGATGATCTGGACCGGCTTGTGAGCACAACCCTGGCCAATGGCGCCCAGACCACCTTCGAGTATGACGGCACCGAGCGTGATCCAGTGCGCGTCACGGATCCGTGCGGTGGCGTCACCGTTGCGGAGTGGAAGGATGGATTGCTTCTGCGCGCCACGAATCCTGTCGGGGTGAGCCTGAGGTTTTCCTATCACCATCATGCAGAATTGGTGCGCGTCGAGGATGCCCATGGGGAGGCTTCCCGCCTCATCCGTGACGAGGCGGGACGGATCGTCGAAACGATCTCGCCGGGTGGCGCCACGACGCGGTTCAGCTACGACGACGCTGGCCGCCTGGCTGCCGTGGTCACACCGGATGGCGCGACGTGGGAGCATCGTTATGATGTGGCCGGTCATCTGATCGAGTTGGTTGCCCCCGATAGTGGGGTCACAAAGTGGGAGTATCACCCAGACGGCCAGATCTCCAGGGTCATCGATCCTCTCGGGCGCGTCATTGAACACTCCTACGACCACTTGGGGAACCTGGCGGGCATGCAGCTCCCCGACGGCAGCGCTTGGAGCTTCATCCATGACGCGCTATCGCGGTTGACGCAGGTGGTGGCACCGGACGAGGCCAGGTGGACGTATGCCTATGACGTTGATGGCAATCTTTCCGGCGTCACTGATCCAGCCGGTTTCGCCAGGCCAGGGTCTTTACTGACGGTCTCACTGCCAGCACCGCCTCGGATAGTCACGGGCACCAACTCCACCGCGTCGATGCCGATCCCTACGGTCTTACTACTGCCGTCACCGATGTCACTGGCGCCCAGCAGATCGTCACGCGTGATTTGTGTGGCCGACCGGTTGAGTTTCAGGACGAGTCTGGCGCGGTGA
- a CDS encoding RNA-binding S4 domain-containing protein, with translation MTRIDVWLWSVRVYKSRSLATAAVKGGHIRLNGDPVKPSHDVKPGDTVTIHTPGWDRVLKVVNPITKRVGAKLAVEAYEDLSAPRPAYLSAPLARRDRGTGRPTKKDRREIDRLRGRDSRY, from the coding sequence ATGACGAGGATCGACGTGTGGCTGTGGTCGGTGCGCGTCTATAAGTCCCGGTCGTTGGCTACCGCCGCCGTCAAGGGCGGCCACATTCGCCTCAATGGAGACCCGGTTAAACCCTCCCACGACGTGAAACCCGGCGATACCGTCACCATCCACACCCCCGGATGGGACCGGGTCCTCAAGGTCGTCAACCCGATCACGAAAAGAGTCGGCGCCAAACTCGCGGTCGAGGCTTACGAAGATCTGTCAGCTCCCCGACCCGCCTACCTCTCGGCTCCCCTCGCTCGCCGTGACCGTGGGACTGGACGACCCACCAAGAAGGATCGTCGCGAGATCGATCGGCTCCGAGGCCGAGACTCTCGCTATTGA
- a CDS encoding DNA polymerase III subunit gamma and tau, with the protein MENEAVEPEVFEQDGPDLFGDEESPRPVMPPDEATPDDDLPSDPCDPGLLDGPETPEEPDGLETDEDEEDGADVIERVQELIGEAPDSNPDDDLPELPLALYRRYRPETFDEVIGEDHVIEPLKRAILNNRVNHAYLFSGPRGCGKTTTARILARALNCEQGPTPTPCGTCQSCRDLACGGPGSIDVIEIDAASHGGVDDARDLRERAFFAPVHSRYKIYIIDEAHMVTPQGFNALLKLVEEPPPHVKFIFATTEPEKVIGTIRSRTHHYPFRLVPPKVLVEYLAELCGKEGIDVDHAVLPLVVRAGGGSVRDSLSVLDQLLGGAADGHVSYEQAAALLGYTPEALLDEIVDAFAAGDAHQVFATIDKVIEVGQDPRRFAEDLLRRMRDLVIVSAVPDACRSGLIDVSPEQATRLAHQVSGFGAGELTRAAEVLATGLTNMRGTTAPRLHLELMCSRILLPGADTDGRGIHARLERLERRIGVSGPVEEVERAERPVTAQPPTRYADTPQQASPPQHWPAENLQNPERRSAPEHHDAPSPGQRPSGRPRPSRKDYRPGNQLAEQPPSNQHGDDGQMSQGPRQQGGPSTSQRQQPRPQDHQPSQRDRQDTPPAQPQQPSAEQGGRADDAINITTLRREWPQVLEAVKDGGRVAWMVLNQYAQVLEVHGNQATLGFSNIGARENFAAGNYPKVLHDAVVKVLGVDLAFTAVVGEPPAAVRPESHPAEFQSGPAAQEPPDDDPWEQGPHHQDSTRGGEPSDPTHPGRDPQGRPGDRQAISDDASKDAPPPPVTSSHPSEAGDDDPAPDATTEDQSADVRDEVVESGPVAGAPDPDSGGAAEPKPDLVPGQDHVEAAGRAESARQIDPGGASSQGRPSAAAVSTAHRWSERAKGSVRPLEVTSRSAQVEEPPDDGGEWDDTVVEESNESPIDLIMRELGGVVIDTDGDSTAR; encoded by the coding sequence ATGGAGAATGAGGCCGTTGAGCCTGAGGTCTTCGAGCAAGACGGTCCGGATCTTTTCGGTGACGAGGAGTCGCCGCGCCCCGTCATGCCTCCTGACGAAGCTACCCCTGATGATGACCTTCCCTCGGATCCGTGCGATCCAGGGTTGCTGGACGGCCCCGAGACCCCTGAGGAACCCGACGGCCTCGAGACAGACGAGGACGAGGAGGATGGGGCTGACGTTATTGAGCGGGTTCAGGAATTAATCGGGGAAGCCCCTGACAGTAACCCCGATGACGATCTTCCAGAGCTTCCGCTGGCCCTCTACCGGCGTTACCGTCCGGAGACCTTCGATGAGGTTATTGGTGAGGATCATGTTATTGAGCCTCTCAAGCGCGCGATCCTTAATAACCGCGTCAACCATGCCTACTTGTTTTCAGGGCCACGTGGCTGTGGCAAGACGACGACCGCCCGCATTCTTGCCCGAGCGCTGAACTGTGAGCAGGGTCCGACGCCGACTCCCTGCGGAACGTGTCAGTCCTGTCGCGACCTGGCCTGTGGTGGACCCGGATCGATTGACGTCATCGAGATTGACGCTGCCTCCCACGGCGGGGTCGATGACGCACGTGATTTACGCGAACGCGCCTTTTTCGCCCCAGTACATTCGCGTTACAAGATCTACATCATCGATGAGGCCCACATGGTCACCCCGCAGGGCTTTAACGCCTTGCTGAAACTCGTCGAGGAGCCCCCGCCACACGTCAAGTTCATCTTCGCCACCACAGAACCGGAAAAGGTCATCGGGACGATTCGCTCCCGGACTCACCACTACCCGTTCCGCCTTGTGCCGCCGAAGGTGCTCGTCGAGTATCTGGCTGAGCTATGCGGCAAGGAGGGGATCGACGTCGACCACGCCGTCCTGCCGCTGGTGGTGCGTGCCGGTGGTGGGTCGGTGCGAGACAGCCTTTCGGTGCTTGACCAGCTTCTCGGCGGTGCTGCTGATGGCCATGTCAGCTACGAGCAGGCTGCGGCCCTCCTCGGCTACACCCCAGAGGCCCTTCTAGACGAGATCGTTGACGCCTTTGCCGCCGGGGACGCCCACCAGGTTTTTGCCACGATCGACAAGGTCATCGAGGTAGGTCAGGACCCTCGCCGTTTCGCTGAGGACCTGCTGCGTCGCATGCGCGACCTCGTCATCGTCTCGGCGGTCCCTGACGCCTGCCGGAGCGGACTCATCGATGTCTCACCGGAGCAGGCCACCAGACTTGCTCACCAGGTTTCTGGTTTCGGCGCAGGCGAACTCACCCGCGCTGCCGAGGTATTGGCCACCGGGCTAACTAACATGCGCGGCACTACCGCTCCCCGGCTCCACCTGGAGCTGATGTGCTCGCGGATTCTCCTACCCGGAGCCGACACGGATGGTCGTGGAATCCATGCACGTTTGGAGCGGTTAGAGAGGAGGATCGGCGTCTCCGGCCCCGTTGAGGAGGTCGAACGTGCTGAGCGTCCGGTCACCGCCCAGCCTCCCACTCGCTATGCGGACACACCACAGCAGGCTAGTCCTCCTCAGCACTGGCCAGCGGAGAACCTTCAAAACCCGGAGCGTCGGTCCGCACCAGAACACCACGACGCCCCGTCGCCCGGACAGCGTCCATCTGGGCGTCCACGTCCCAGCCGTAAGGATTACCGGCCCGGCAATCAGCTTGCTGAACAGCCGCCGTCCAACCAGCACGGCGATGATGGTCAGATGTCGCAGGGACCAAGGCAGCAGGGCGGTCCGTCAACCAGTCAGCGCCAGCAACCCAGACCTCAGGACCACCAGCCGTCTCAGCGGGATCGTCAGGACACCCCACCGGCCCAACCTCAACAGCCTTCCGCCGAACAAGGCGGTCGCGCCGACGATGCCATAAACATCACCACCTTGCGTCGCGAGTGGCCGCAGGTCCTCGAAGCCGTCAAGGATGGCGGACGTGTCGCATGGATGGTCCTCAATCAGTACGCCCAGGTGCTTGAGGTTCACGGCAATCAGGCCACCTTGGGATTCTCTAATATCGGAGCCCGGGAAAATTTCGCTGCCGGTAATTACCCGAAGGTCTTGCATGACGCCGTTGTGAAGGTGCTGGGAGTGGACCTGGCCTTCACTGCGGTCGTCGGGGAGCCTCCGGCCGCCGTCCGCCCCGAGTCCCATCCTGCTGAGTTTCAGAGTGGACCGGCTGCCCAGGAACCACCGGATGACGATCCCTGGGAGCAAGGGCCACACCATCAAGACTCGACGCGAGGTGGCGAACCGTCGGACCCTACTCATCCCGGTCGGGATCCTCAGGGCCGACCGGGTGACCGTCAGGCGATTTCCGACGACGCTTCAAAGGATGCGCCACCCCCGCCGGTGACCAGCTCCCATCCCAGCGAGGCTGGGGACGACGATCCTGCCCCTGATGCCACGACCGAGGACCAGTCCGCAGATGTCCGCGATGAGGTCGTGGAATCGGGACCCGTAGCTGGCGCCCCAGACCCTGACAGCGGTGGAGCTGCCGAACCTAAACCTGATCTGGTGCCAGGCCAGGATCACGTCGAGGCTGCCGGACGCGCTGAGTCTGCGCGGCAGATCGACCCTGGTGGCGCATCCTCGCAAGGCCGTCCCTCCGCTGCTGCGGTCAGTACCGCGCACCGTTGGAGTGAGCGCGCTAAAGGAAGTGTTCGCCCTCTTGAGGTGACTTCGCGGTCAGCCCAGGTCGAGGAGCCGCCTGATGACGGCGGGGAGTGGGACGACACCGTTGTGGAGGAGTCCAACGAGAGTCCGATTGACCTCATCATGCGCGAGCTAGGTGGGGTCGTCATAGACACCGACGGTGACTCAACCGCCAGATGA
- a CDS encoding YbaB/EbfC family nucleoid-associated protein encodes MTTGGFDLGGLDIGALLAQAQSVQNQLEAAQNQLAESNFEGTAGGGLVRATVTGTGELDALTIAPEALEDTDAETLAALVVAAVKDATGQARAMQQSLMPQMPSLGL; translated from the coding sequence ATGACCACTGGAGGATTCGACCTCGGGGGACTTGACATAGGTGCCTTGCTCGCGCAGGCTCAGTCTGTCCAGAACCAGCTTGAAGCGGCCCAGAACCAACTCGCGGAGAGCAATTTCGAGGGCACCGCTGGAGGTGGCCTTGTTCGCGCCACGGTTACTGGAACCGGTGAACTCGATGCGCTGACGATCGCGCCCGAAGCCCTCGAAGACACCGACGCCGAGACCCTTGCGGCCCTCGTTGTGGCTGCCGTCAAGGACGCCACCGGCCAGGCCCGCGCCATGCAGCAGTCTCTCATGCCTCAGATGCCCAGCCTTGGGCTGTGA
- the recR gene encoding recombination mediator RecR — protein sequence MYDGPLQELIDALSRLPGIGPKGAQRIAFHILDAPAEEANELADALREVKEKAKFCKICFNVSSDEVCQYCRDPRRDQSMICVVEESKDVIAVERTRQFRGLYHVLGGAISPLDGKGPADLHIRELCQRLADETVTEVILATNPNLEGEATATYLSRLIAPMGVTVSRLASGLPVGGDLEYADEVTLGRAFEGRLHVGVGA from the coding sequence ATGTACGACGGTCCGCTGCAAGAACTCATTGACGCCCTTTCTCGGCTACCGGGGATCGGGCCGAAGGGTGCGCAGCGGATCGCTTTTCATATCCTCGACGCTCCTGCGGAGGAGGCCAATGAACTGGCCGACGCCTTGCGCGAGGTCAAAGAGAAGGCCAAGTTCTGCAAGATTTGTTTTAATGTCTCCTCCGACGAGGTGTGCCAGTACTGCCGTGATCCGCGTCGGGACCAGTCGATGATCTGTGTTGTTGAGGAGTCCAAAGACGTTATTGCTGTGGAGCGTACCCGACAATTCCGTGGTCTGTATCACGTTCTTGGCGGAGCGATCTCGCCGTTAGACGGAAAAGGCCCAGCTGATCTCCACATCCGTGAATTGTGCCAGCGGTTGGCTGACGAAACCGTTACCGAGGTGATCCTGGCCACCAACCCGAACCTTGAGGGGGAAGCAACGGCAACGTATCTTTCCCGCCTCATCGCGCCCATGGGCGTGACGGTGTCCCGACTAGCCTCTGGTTTGCCGGTTGGCGGCGACCTGGAATACGCCGACGAGGTCACCCTGGGGCGCGCCTTCGAGGGACGCCTCCATGTGGGAGTTGGTGCCTGA
- a CDS encoding PadR family transcriptional regulator, with amino-acid sequence MSIKFAILALLAEKPRHGYEIKNEFDRRTNHTWPLNIGQVYTTLDRLERDGLCYRGEETPDGRVIATISPKGREEVRRWFTTPIAPANPPRNELAIKIALAATSKDVDVATLIQDQRHATMHQLQECRQARRSVAEDDLAGQLLVDGMIFAAEAEIRWLDHCESKAVQASHARPHQPAEPVTDGSKAVQEA; translated from the coding sequence ATGTCCATCAAGTTCGCCATCCTCGCCTTACTGGCTGAGAAGCCTCGTCACGGGTATGAGATCAAAAACGAGTTCGATCGGCGCACAAATCATACCTGGCCCTTGAACATTGGACAGGTTTACACAACGTTGGACCGCCTTGAGCGTGACGGGTTGTGTTACCGTGGAGAGGAGACCCCCGATGGCAGGGTTATCGCCACCATCAGTCCGAAGGGTCGCGAGGAAGTGCGTCGATGGTTCACTACCCCGATCGCCCCAGCCAACCCGCCTCGCAATGAATTGGCCATCAAGATCGCCCTGGCGGCTACGTCGAAAGATGTTGACGTCGCCACCCTCATTCAGGATCAGCGTCACGCCACCATGCACCAGTTGCAAGAGTGTCGTCAGGCCCGCCGTAGTGTCGCAGAGGACGACCTCGCCGGTCAGCTACTCGTTGATGGAATGATTTTCGCCGCCGAGGCGGAGATCCGTTGGCTCGACCACTGCGAATCCAAGGCGGTACAGGCTTCTCACGCCCGCCCCCATCAGCCCGCCGAGCCAGTAACCGACGGTTCTAAGGCCGTCCAGGAAGCCTGA
- a CDS encoding ABC transporter ATP-binding protein: protein MTSTPLHAADQITPTMQRTVLSLDHVSRSFGEGEQRVDAIVDVSLGVNPGTFAAVMGPSGSGKSTLLGLAGGLDQPTSGTVSVCGEPLGGMSRDDLARVRRRQLGFVFQDYNLVPTLTAVENVSVPLELDGVSATRARKAAEIALERVGVPELVDRHIEKMSGGQRQRVAIARGIVGDRRVLLADEPTGALDSVTGDEIMALIRTLADEGVAVVLVTHEARHAAWADRVIFLRDGRLVDESQVVSDPMELLNDNPKRGRW from the coding sequence ATGACGTCGACCCCGTTGCACGCCGCTGACCAGATCACTCCCACGATGCAGCGCACCGTGTTGTCCCTGGATCATGTGAGTCGTTCCTTCGGCGAGGGTGAGCAGCGGGTCGACGCCATCGTCGACGTCAGCCTAGGCGTCAACCCTGGTACCTTTGCCGCTGTCATGGGGCCGTCGGGGTCCGGTAAATCCACCCTCCTCGGTCTGGCTGGTGGGTTGGACCAGCCCACATCTGGAACTGTGTCGGTATGTGGCGAGCCGCTTGGCGGCATGTCCCGCGACGACCTGGCGCGGGTGCGACGTCGTCAGCTTGGTTTCGTCTTCCAGGATTACAACCTCGTGCCCACCCTTACTGCTGTCGAGAACGTGTCTGTGCCGCTGGAACTCGACGGGGTGTCGGCCACTCGTGCCCGCAAGGCCGCCGAGATCGCCCTCGAGCGCGTCGGCGTCCCGGAATTAGTTGATCGCCACATCGAGAAGATGTCGGGAGGGCAGCGTCAACGAGTAGCCATCGCCCGCGGCATCGTCGGGGATCGCCGCGTTTTGCTGGCCGATGAACCCACCGGTGCTCTTGATTCGGTCACCGGCGACGAAATCATGGCCCTCATCCGGACCCTCGCTGACGAGGGAGTCGCCGTCGTCCTGGTGACCCACGAGGCTCGTCACGCGGCGTGGGCTGACCGGGTGATTTTCCTGCGAGACGGAAGGCTCGTCGACGAGTCTCAGGTCGTCAGCGATCCTATGGAACTACTCAACGACAACCCGAAACGTGGCCGGTGGTGA